CTTAAATCTGGAACAGCTTAGTCACTTTTTCACAATCCAAAATCTCAAACAGTATAACCTAAAAATAATTCACTTCAAATCCAGTAATCCTTCCTCTTTTAATTTAGGATGAAAACGTAATTCTGTTTTTAAACCCCGCGTTTCTAGCAATGCTAAAATTTCTGATTCAACTCGTCGTGCCACATTTTTAATAATTTTGATTTTTGCTAATTCCTCATTAGCCGGATTGTGATAATTTGTCTGTTCTTCAGGCGTCATTACCTTTTTAACATCTATAGCTTGTGTCCAATTTTCTTTATCAAAGCTATTTCCTAAAGGAATAGAACCATTTTCGGCAATCCAAGCATTTTCAATATTTTCTAAAACTGTACGGCTGGGGCGTTCAATAGTTTGAACTTTTACCCAATAGCATTTTTGTACTTGACGTACTAAATGCTGTCTCAGACTGAGATAAACATCACGAGAATATCCTACAAATTGCAGTACTTTTTCTTGGTCAAATATGGCATAAACCCCTATCTTCC
Above is a window of Nostoc sp. UHCC 0702 DNA encoding:
- a CDS encoding GIY-YIG nuclease family protein; this encodes MNTETNIPALANLEYTAYIDDSGQLPEKFQGKIGVYAIFDQEKVLQFVGYSRDVYLSLRQHLVRQVQKCYWVKVQTIERPSRTVLENIENAWIAENGSIPLGNSFDKENWTQAIDVKKVMTPEEQTNYHNPANEELAKIKIIKNVARRVESEILALLETRGLKTELRFHPKLKEEGLLDLK